The genomic stretch TGGGCCATGCCGCGCTGGGCGGCGGAGAGCGCGAGCCGGACCGCCTCGTCGACCGTGTCCACGCACTGGAGCAGAGCAAACAGGGCGTCGGCGATCACGCCGCGATGAGCCTCGAGGTAATCGGGCCACTGCGGCCCGAGCAGGATGAGCGATCCGGGCTTGATCGCACCGTAGTTCGCCAGGGTCCACGCGAGGTACAGCTCGGTGAGCGTGCCGAGGCTCGGCTCCAGGACGATGCGGGCGTCGGGCTCGATGACCAGGTGTCTCAGGCGTTCCAGCAGGTCGGCGGCGTGGACACGCTCGGCGACCCAGCGGTTGCCCGGGCCGCGGTAAGCCTCGAGCTCGACCGTCACTCCGACCACGTGTCCGCCGGCCTCGGCAGCCCCGCGCGAAGCGGCCTCCATCACGCCACCGTAGGCGCCTGTCACCACGGTCGCGCCTCGGCGCGCGAGTGCTTTGCCGAGGTCGTAGGCCAGTG from Candidatus Eisenbacteria bacterium encodes the following:
- a CDS encoding LOG family protein, with translation MAPRIAVYGSSLVSERDPGYTLAYDLGKALARRGATVVTGAYGGVMEAASRGAAEAGGHVVGVTVELEAYRGPGNRWVAERVHAADLLERLRHLVIEPDARIVLEPSLGTLTELYLAWTLANYGAIKPGSLILLGPQWPDYLEAHRGVIADALFALLQCVDTVDEAVRLALSAAQRGMA